Proteins encoded by one window of Vigna radiata var. radiata cultivar VC1973A chromosome 5, Vradiata_ver6, whole genome shotgun sequence:
- the LOC106762721 gene encoding uncharacterized WD repeat-containing protein C2A9.03, with product MSHHHEGDAEYMADECEMEDVEDDVDDEFIDNGERDGVESDADEFDYSSDKVVDTTAAQVRRGQDIQGIPWDNLSITRERYRRTRLEQYKNYENIPGSGDKSGKYCKNTKKGYSFYDFKKNTRSVKSTILHFQLRNLVWATSKHDVYLMSQFSIMHWSSMTCKSSEVLDVSGHVAPSEKHPESLLEGFTHTQVSTLAVREKLLVAGGFQGELICKRLNRPGVSFCTRTTFDDNAITNAIEIYTSPSGAVHFTAANNDSGVRDFDMEKFQLSNHFRFPWPVNHTSLSPNGKLLLIVGDNPEGMLVDSQNGKTVVTLSGHFDYSFASSWHPDGMTFATGNQDKTCRIWDMRNLSKSVGVLKSNLGAIRSIRYSSDGKYMAVAEPADFVHVYDVKGGYEKEQEIDFFGEISGISFSPDTESLFIGVWDRTYGSLLEYIRRRNYTYLDALI from the exons ATGTCACATCACCACGAGGGTGATGCTGAATACATGGCGGATGAATGTGAAATGGAGGATGTGGAAGATGATGTGGACGATGAATTTATTGACAATGGAGAGAGGGATGGTGTAGAGTCTGATGCAGATGAATTTGATTACTCG AGTGACAAGGTAGTAGACACTACAGCTGCTCAGGTTAGAAGAGGACAAGACATCCAGGGAATCCCTTGGGATAACCTTAGCATCACCAGAGAAAGATATCGGCGAACTAGGCTTGAGCAATACAAGAATTATGAAAATATCCCTGGTTCAGGAGACAAGTCAGGGAAG TATTGTAAGAATACAAAAAAAGGATACTCATTTTATGACTTTAAAAAGAATACAAGATCAGTAAAGTCAACTATTCTTCATTTTCAG TTAAGGAATTTAGTATGGGCTACATCAAAGCATGATGTATACCTTATGTCTCAGTTTTCGATAATGCACTGGTCCTCTATGACTTGCAAAAGTTCAGAAGTTCTTGATGTTTCAGGGCACGTTGCACCATCAGAG AAACATCCTGAAAGTCTGTTAGAAGGATTTACTCACACACAAGTCAGTACTCTTGCAGTGAGAGAGAAGCTTCTAGTTGCCGGTGGATTTCAGGGTGAACTTATTTGTAAG CGCCTAAATCGACCTGGTGTTAGCTTTTGCACGAGAACAACTTTTGATGATAATGCTATCACCAATGCCATTGAAATTTATACTTCTCCTAG TGGTGCAGTTCATTTCACAGCAGCAAATAACGATTCTGGAGTCAGAGACTTTGATATGGAGAAATTTCAGCTTTCTAACCATTTTCGTTTTCCCTGGCCTGTGAAT CACACTTCTCTCAGTCCAAATGGTAAACTACTACTAATTGTTGGAGACAATCCTGAAGGTATGTTGGTGGACTCCCAAAACGGAAAG ACAGTGGTTACCTTGTCTGGGCACTTTGATTACTCATTTGCGTCATCATGGCATCCTGATGGCATGACCTTTGCCACTGGAAACCAGGATAAAACATGCCGAATTTGGGACATGCGGAATTTATCCAAGTCAGTGGGTGTACTAAAGAGCAACCTTGGAGCCATTCGTTCAATCAGGTATTCCTCAGATGGCAAGTATATGGCTGTGGCAGAGCCTGCAGATtttgtacatgtctatgatgtaAAAGGTGGGTATGAGAAGGAACAGGAAATTGATTTCTTTGGTGAGATATCGGGAATATCTTTCAGTCCGGACACCGAATCCTTGTTTATTGGGGTCTGGGATCGCACTTATGGTAGCCTTCTTGAGTATATCCGGCGTCGGAATTATACATACCTTGATGCACTAATTTAA
- the LOC106762789 gene encoding berberine bridge enzyme-like 22: protein MQMSYLAVFLILLLPISCSSSAPTLVEKKFKECLITQLGGNSEYVEKIIFTKSSSQYPQVLEAREQNTRWVNSSWKPILILAPFHESEIQAGIRCSKELGLQLRVRSGGHDYEGQSYLSEAPFVMVDLINMRSIQVNLSDETAWVQAGASVGELYYQISKASKVHGFPAGTCPSVGIGGQFSGGGQGVMLRKHGLAADHVVDAYIIDANGKIHDRKSMGEDVFWAIRGGSATSFGVILAWKIRLVRVPPTVTGFNVRKTVEEGAKNLIHRWQYIAHELHEDLVIRVIAQNSGDNSKTLRVLFNSLFLGGVDRLIPLMNKSFPELGLQAKDCXEMNWIQSVMFIAGYNIDDPLELLLNRTTTSKESFKAKSDYVKEPIPKDGLEGAWKMLLEEEASTVMIFEPYGGIMNEISESETPFPHRKGNLYNIQYLVNWKGNSNEEKHLLWAKMIYRYMTPYVSKFPRAAYFNYKDLDLGKNLHDNTSYSTASVWGEKYFKGNFRRLAQIKTKFDPQNFFRNEQSIPLLDPILIK from the coding sequence ATGCAGATGAGTTATCTTGCAGTGTTTCTGATACTGCTTCTTCCAATTTCATGTTCATCTTCAGCTCCTACCTTGGTTGAGAAGAAATTCAAGGAATGCTTGATAACCCAACTTGGTGGCAATTCTGAATACGTTGAGAAAATAATCTTCACCAAATCATCCTCCCAATATCCCCAAGTCTTGGAAGCACGGGAACAAAACACTAGATGGGTGAATTCCTCATGGAAGCCTATTCTAATTCTAGCACCTTTCCATGAATCAGAAATTCAAGCAGGCATCAGATGCAGCAAAGAACTTGGGTTGCAACTCAGAGTCAGAAGTGGTGGCCATGATTATGAAGGGCAATCATACCTTAGTGAGGCCCCATTTGTCATGGTTGACCTCATCAACATGCGTTCCATTCAAGTTAACCTTTCTGATGAAACAGCTTGGGTTCAGGCTGGGGCATCGGTGGGTGAACTTTACTACCAAATCTCAAAAGCTAGTAAAGTGCATGGTTTCCCTGCAGGAACCTGTCCAAGTGTAGGGATAGGTGGGCAATTCAGTGGAGGGGGGCAGGGTGTCATGTTGAGAAAACATGGCCTGGCAGCAGACCATGTTGTTGATGCTTACATCATTGATGCAAATGGGAAGATTCATGACAGAAAATCAATGGGAGAAGATGTTTTCTGGGCCATCAGAGGAGGTAGTGCTACTAGTTTTGGAGTCATCCTTGCATGGAAGATTAGGTTGGTTAGAGTCCCACCTACTGTTACAGGTTTCAACGTTCGCAAAACAGTGGAAGAAGGAGCCAAGAATCTCATTCACAGGTGGCAATACATTGCACATGAATTGCATGAGGATCTTGTCATTAGAGTAATAGCTCAAAATAGTGGTGACAACTCAAAAACATTGAGAGTACTCTTCAACTCTCTGTTCCTGGGAGGAGTAGACAGGTTGATCCCACTTATGAATAAGAGTTTCCCAGAATTGGGATTGCAGGCCAAAGACTGCANTGAAATGAACTGGATTCAATCAGTTATGTTTATTGCTGGATACAACATAGACGACCCTCTAGAACTCTTGCTCAACAGAACTACCACATCTAAAGAATCTTTCAAGGCCAAGTCTGACTATGTAAAGGAGCCAATACCAAAAGATGGTCTAGAAGGAGCTTGGAAAATGCTTCTAGAGGAAGAAGCATCAACCGTGATGATATTCGAACCCTATGGTGGTATAATGAATGAAATTTCAGAATCTGAAACCCCTTTTCCCCACAGGAAGGGCAACTTGTATAACATACAATACTTGGTCAATTGGAAAGGGAACAGCAACGAAGAGAAGCATCTACTTTGGGCTAAGATGATTTACAGATATATGACTCCATATGTGTCAAAATTTCCACGAGCAGCCTATTTCAATTATAAGGATCTTGATTTAGGCAAAAACCTGCATGACAACACAAGCTACTCAACTGCTAGTGTTTGGGGCGAGAAGTACTTCAAGGGAAACTTTAGGAGATTGGCACAAATTAAGACAAAGTTTGACCCCCAAAATTTTTTCAGGAATGAACAAAGTATTCCTCTCCTAGATCCCATCCTTATTAAATAA
- the LOC106762388 gene encoding uncharacterized protein LOC106762388 isoform X2, translating to MEFRNFDPRHTGELLKHMDRQNEVLMEAYRSIFHELRKLQVEEEMLMRKMHEIVLPHGVTARVDKKEPVAPEAILATRDEQRNGKTIWEAAETIKEKFPSFHLEDKAETREDGIDGGRGINVK from the exons ATGGAATTCAGAAATTTTGACCCAAGACACACTGGGGAGTTATTGAA GCACATGGATAGGCAGAATGAGGTCCTTATGGAAGCATACAGATCGATATTCCATGAATTACGGAAACTTCAG GTTGAAGAAGAAATGCTTATGCGCAAGATGCATGAAATTGTGTTACCTCATGGTGTCACCGCAAGG GTAGATAAAAAAGAACCAGTTGCTCCTGAAGCGATACTGGCAACTAGAGATGAGCAGCGAAATGGAAAGACAATTTGGGAGGCAGCAGAGACGATCAAAGAGAAGTTCCCTTCTTTCCATCTCGAGGACAAGGCAGAAACTAGAGAGGACGGTATTGATG GTGGACGAGgaataaatgttaaataa
- the LOC106762790 gene encoding high mobility group B protein 10 isoform X1 encodes MNVTNKPNPDGSTNGFQSLLQQQHSNAWEGSSTHPPTEPYPAPTASYQDIVRDENLFWEKLQAFHQSLGTKFKVVIVGGKSLDLHRLFVEVTSRGGIEKVIIDRKWKEVILAFNFKDTITSASFVVRKSYLSMLYHFEQVYYFGRQGFPPQTPDIMIRGQPGLSNGSTTILEVTDVNDSPVQVTPVQGYDAVLSGTIDVKFDGGYVVTVTVGSEELKGVLFHVPDNMSKSSHTEGNTSSQNHGEGTSGSHSRKRAKYTPRDPFRPKSNRSGYNFFFAENYAMLKPSYHGQERAISKRIGFLWNNLSEAERQVYQEKGVKDKERYRTELMEYKSNNSTPNAQ; translated from the exons ATGAATGTGACAAATAAGCCAAATCCAGATGGTTCCACCAATGGGTTTCAGTCTCTGCTTCAACAGCAACACAGTAATGCTTGGGAGGGATCATCTACACATCCACCCACTGAGCCTTATCCTGCACCAACGGCTAGCTACCAGGACATTGTTCGTGATGAAAACCTCTTCTGGGAAAAGCTTCAAGCTTTTCATCAATCACTTGGTACCAAATTTAA GGTTGTTATTGTGGGAGGAAAGTCACTTGATCTACATCGCCTTTTTGTGGAAGTTACATCTCGTGGTGGGATTGAAAAG GTGATTATTGATCGTAAGTGGAAGGAAGTGATTCTGGCCTTCAATTTCAAAGATACCATAACAAGTGCATCATTTGTAGTGCGAAAATCTTATCTATCCATGCTTTATCACTTTGAGCAAGTGTATTATTTTGGGAGGCAAGGCTTTCCTCCCCAAACACCTG ATATTATGATTAGAGGCCAACCAGGCCTTTCCAATGGCTCCACAACTATTCTCGAGGTTACCGATGTGAATGATTCACCTGTTCAGG TTACTCCAGTTCAGGGATATGATGCTGTGCTTTCTGGAACAATTGATGTGAAATTTGATGGTGGATACGTAGTCACAGTGACTGTGGGTTCTGAGGAGCTGAAAGGTGTCCTGTTTCATGTTCCTGATAACATGTCCAAGAGTTCTCATACCGAAGGCAATACCAGTTCACAGAATCATGGTGAAGGCACATCTGGGTCGCACAGTCGAAAGAGAGCAAAATATACACCACGTGATCCTTTCCGGCCGAAGTCAAACAGGAGCGGTTACAACTTTTTCTTTGCTGAGAATTATGCCATGCTGAAGCCCTCTTATCACGGGCAAGAGAGAGCAATTAGTAAGAGGATTGGGTTTCTGTGGAACAATCTGTCAGAAGCAGAAAGACAG GTTTATCAAGAGAAAGGGGTGAAAGATAAGGAAAGATATAGAACTGAACTGATGGAATACAAATCCAACAATTCAACTCCAAATGCTCAATAG
- the LOC106762790 gene encoding high mobility group B protein 10 isoform X2, with translation MNVTNKPNPDGSTNGFQSLLQQQHSNAWEGSSTHPPTEPYPAPTASYQDIVRDENLFWEKLQAFHQSLGTKFKVVIVGGKSLDLHRLFVEVTSRGGIEKVIIDRKWKEVILAFNFKDTITSASFVVRKSYLSMLYHFEQVYYFGRQGFPPQTPVTPVQGYDAVLSGTIDVKFDGGYVVTVTVGSEELKGVLFHVPDNMSKSSHTEGNTSSQNHGEGTSGSHSRKRAKYTPRDPFRPKSNRSGYNFFFAENYAMLKPSYHGQERAISKRIGFLWNNLSEAERQVYQEKGVKDKERYRTELMEYKSNNSTPNAQ, from the exons ATGAATGTGACAAATAAGCCAAATCCAGATGGTTCCACCAATGGGTTTCAGTCTCTGCTTCAACAGCAACACAGTAATGCTTGGGAGGGATCATCTACACATCCACCCACTGAGCCTTATCCTGCACCAACGGCTAGCTACCAGGACATTGTTCGTGATGAAAACCTCTTCTGGGAAAAGCTTCAAGCTTTTCATCAATCACTTGGTACCAAATTTAA GGTTGTTATTGTGGGAGGAAAGTCACTTGATCTACATCGCCTTTTTGTGGAAGTTACATCTCGTGGTGGGATTGAAAAG GTGATTATTGATCGTAAGTGGAAGGAAGTGATTCTGGCCTTCAATTTCAAAGATACCATAACAAGTGCATCATTTGTAGTGCGAAAATCTTATCTATCCATGCTTTATCACTTTGAGCAAGTGTATTATTTTGGGAGGCAAGGCTTTCCTCCCCAAACACCTG TTACTCCAGTTCAGGGATATGATGCTGTGCTTTCTGGAACAATTGATGTGAAATTTGATGGTGGATACGTAGTCACAGTGACTGTGGGTTCTGAGGAGCTGAAAGGTGTCCTGTTTCATGTTCCTGATAACATGTCCAAGAGTTCTCATACCGAAGGCAATACCAGTTCACAGAATCATGGTGAAGGCACATCTGGGTCGCACAGTCGAAAGAGAGCAAAATATACACCACGTGATCCTTTCCGGCCGAAGTCAAACAGGAGCGGTTACAACTTTTTCTTTGCTGAGAATTATGCCATGCTGAAGCCCTCTTATCACGGGCAAGAGAGAGCAATTAGTAAGAGGATTGGGTTTCTGTGGAACAATCTGTCAGAAGCAGAAAGACAG GTTTATCAAGAGAAAGGGGTGAAAGATAAGGAAAGATATAGAACTGAACTGATGGAATACAAATCCAACAATTCAACTCCAAATGCTCAATAG
- the LOC106762388 gene encoding uncharacterized protein LOC106762388 isoform X1 — protein sequence MEFRNFDPRHTGELLKHMDRQNEVLMEAYRSIFHELRKLQVEEEMLMRKMHEIVLPHGVTARVDKKEPVAPEAILATRDEQRNGKTIWEAAETIKEKFPSFHLEDKAETREDGIDGNPLPIVLAQPTSEKTLLVYTRRSKAYVPETSTSFR from the exons ATGGAATTCAGAAATTTTGACCCAAGACACACTGGGGAGTTATTGAA GCACATGGATAGGCAGAATGAGGTCCTTATGGAAGCATACAGATCGATATTCCATGAATTACGGAAACTTCAG GTTGAAGAAGAAATGCTTATGCGCAAGATGCATGAAATTGTGTTACCTCATGGTGTCACCGCAAGG GTAGATAAAAAAGAACCAGTTGCTCCTGAAGCGATACTGGCAACTAGAGATGAGCAGCGAAATGGAAAGACAATTTGGGAGGCAGCAGAGACGATCAAAGAGAAGTTCCCTTCTTTCCATCTCGAGGACAAGGCAGAAACTAGAGAGGACGGTATTGATGGTAACCCATTACCTATAGTTCTTGCACAACCTACAAGTGAGAAAACTCTTTTGGTCTACACTAGGAGGTCCAAGGCCTATGTGCCTGAGACTAGCACAAGCTTCCGGTAA
- the LOC106762387 gene encoding photosystem I reaction center subunit V, chloroplastic produces MAASASSMISTSAALSATIQKHHLVKPSNVCFQGLRPLTRSTASARVSTFKRVPRGNGVVKAELNSALVISLSTGLSLFLGRFVFFNFQRENVAKQVPEQNGLTHFEAGDTRAKEYVSLLKSNDPVGFNIVDVLAWGSIGHVVAYYILATTSNGYNPAFF; encoded by the coding sequence ATGGCAGCCTCAGCTTCATCCATGATATCAACTTCTGCAGCCTTATCTGCCACCATCCAAAAGCACCATCTTGTGAAGCCCTCAAACGTGTGCTTTCAGGGTCTGAGACCTCTCACAAGGTCCACAGCCTCAGCCAGAGTGAGCACATTCAAAAGGGTCCCTCGTGGTAATGGTGTTGTGAAGGCTGAACTCAACTCGGCCCTTGTGATAAGCCTCAGCACTGGCCTCTCCCTCTTCTTGGGGAGATTTGTGTTCTTCAACTTCCAAAGGGAGAACGTGGCAAAGCAAGTGCCTGAGCAGAACGGGCTCACACACTTCGAGGCTGGTGACACACGTGCCAAGGAGTATGTCAGTCTCCTCAAATCCAATGACCCTGTTGGATTCAACATAGTTGATGTCTTGGCTTGGGGTTCCATTGGTCATGTTGTTGCTTACTACATCTTGGCCACCACTAGCAATGGCTATAACCCTGCATTCTTTTAA